In a genomic window of Streptomyces sp. NBC_01231:
- a CDS encoding IS200/IS605 family accessory protein TnpB-related protein — MADSTLRTIEAPFVALGPSGVAIRTSIKGMSQRDCEVLALVGAHLGSLASADLKARCRAGTDHDSDQWAERKRALTEESSSRWAGSITKATHDQWGLARRAQLAHIHNLEAGVRTIAHRLSQPVGEKGTKRAPGGYRTQQEWFQKTRRLHVLEDRLERERSDREAGVVHVVRGGKRLARGRHNLEAAQLTEYEWRRRWDAERWFLQADGESGKRFGNETIRVSSDGEIGIKLPAPLAHLANAPRGRYVLDGRINFRHRGEEWADRVSANRAVAYRIHLDVDRGRWYLTASWTIPPVRTVPLAVARANGLIGVDTNADHFAAWRLDEHGNPMGEPRRFFYDLDGPATHRDAQVRHALTRLLHWARREGVSIAIEDLDFGAEKTREKHGRRKRFRKLISGMPVAKLRARLVSMAAELGISIVVVDPAYTSRWGAEHWQKPLNSKNRKTTRHDAAGVAIGRRALGHRVRRRTAPPPHDQSDRVGHRTAPAGHDTLGCEETCPRTPGPRTRSVSPDAARTQVTSASITVRDAPVDQVWVQDSLLLTD, encoded by the coding sequence ATGGCTGACTCCACACTGCGCACGATCGAGGCGCCGTTCGTTGCGCTGGGGCCGTCCGGGGTAGCGATCCGCACCAGCATCAAAGGCATGTCCCAGCGGGACTGTGAGGTGCTGGCGCTGGTGGGCGCCCACCTGGGCTCGCTGGCCTCCGCCGACCTCAAGGCCCGTTGCCGGGCGGGTACCGATCACGACAGCGACCAGTGGGCGGAGCGCAAGCGGGCCCTGACCGAGGAGTCGTCCTCCCGCTGGGCCGGGAGTATCACGAAGGCCACCCATGACCAGTGGGGCCTGGCGCGCCGTGCCCAGCTCGCCCACATCCACAACCTTGAGGCCGGGGTGCGCACGATCGCACACCGCCTGTCCCAGCCGGTCGGGGAGAAGGGCACGAAGCGGGCGCCGGGCGGCTACCGCACACAGCAGGAGTGGTTCCAAAAGACCCGGCGCCTGCATGTGCTGGAAGACCGGCTGGAACGCGAGCGGTCCGATCGCGAGGCCGGTGTCGTGCACGTGGTGCGGGGCGGGAAGCGACTGGCTCGAGGCCGGCACAATCTGGAAGCTGCCCAGCTCACCGAGTACGAGTGGCGCAGGCGCTGGGATGCCGAACGCTGGTTCCTGCAGGCAGACGGGGAATCGGGGAAGCGTTTTGGGAACGAAACCATCCGCGTCAGCTCCGACGGCGAGATCGGCATCAAGCTCCCGGCTCCGCTGGCTCATCTGGCCAACGCCCCGCGCGGCCGGTACGTGCTCGACGGCCGGATCAACTTCCGGCACCGCGGCGAAGAATGGGCCGACCGCGTATCGGCGAACCGTGCTGTCGCCTACCGCATCCACCTGGACGTGGACCGGGGCCGCTGGTACCTCACCGCGTCGTGGACGATCCCCCCGGTCCGGACCGTTCCCCTTGCCGTAGCCAGGGCGAACGGGCTGATCGGTGTGGACACCAACGCCGACCACTTCGCAGCGTGGCGTCTGGATGAGCACGGCAACCCGATGGGTGAGCCCCGCCGATTCTTCTACGACCTCGACGGGCCGGCCACCCACCGGGACGCCCAGGTGAGGCACGCGCTCACCCGCCTCCTTCACTGGGCACGGCGCGAAGGCGTCTCCATCGCGATCGAGGACCTGGACTTCGGCGCGGAGAAGACGCGGGAGAAGCACGGCCGCAGGAAGCGGTTCCGCAAGCTGATCTCCGGCATGCCCGTCGCCAAACTGCGGGCACGGCTCGTGTCCATGGCCGCCGAACTCGGCATCAGCATCGTCGTCGTCGATCCCGCCTACACCTCCCGCTGGGGCGCCGAGCACTGGCAGAAGCCCCTCAACAGCAAGAACCGCAAGACCACCCGCCACGACGCCGCTGGCGTCGCGATCGGACGACGCGCTCTCGGGCACCGCGTCCGGCGACGGACGGCACCGCCCCCACACGACCAGAGCGATCGTGTGGGGCATCGGACCGCCCCGGCCGGACACGACACCCTCGGGTGCGAGGAAACCTGCCCCCGTACCCCCGGACCACGGACACGATCCGTGTCGCCGGACGCGGCGCGAACGCAGGTGACCAGTGCATCCATAACCGTTCGGGATGCGCCAGTTGACCAGGTTTGGGTCCAAGACTCACTCCTGCTCACTGATTAG
- a CDS encoding IS607 family transposase, producing MNLTEWAKTQGVHPQTAYRWFREGTLPVPAQRVGPRTILVNVDANAAPEAIGGLGLYARVSSHDQKTDLERQVARLSQWAAQAGHQVVRVEAEIASGMNGARPKAKRLLADPAVTTVVVGHRDRLGRMNTELVEAALAAHGRRLVVLDDGEVGDDLVRDMVEVLTSFCARLYGCRSAKNRARKALEAAEHG from the coding sequence ATGAATCTCACGGAATGGGCGAAGACGCAGGGTGTGCATCCGCAGACCGCGTATCGCTGGTTCCGTGAGGGAACACTGCCGGTACCGGCTCAGCGGGTCGGCCCGCGCACGATCCTGGTGAACGTGGATGCCAACGCCGCGCCCGAGGCGATCGGCGGGCTGGGACTTTATGCCCGTGTCTCCTCCCATGACCAGAAGACCGACCTGGAGCGGCAGGTCGCCCGGCTCTCCCAGTGGGCGGCGCAGGCCGGCCACCAGGTGGTGCGCGTGGAGGCGGAGATCGCATCCGGTATGAACGGTGCCCGCCCCAAAGCCAAGCGGCTGCTGGCCGATCCGGCTGTGACCACGGTGGTGGTCGGGCATAGGGATCGGCTGGGCCGGATGAACACCGAACTTGTCGAAGCCGCCCTGGCCGCGCATGGGCGCCGCCTCGTGGTCCTTGATGACGGCGAGGTCGGAGACGACCTGGTGCGCGACATGGTGGAGGTGCTGACCTCGTTCTGTGCTCGCCTGTACGGTTGCCGGTCGGCGAAGAACCGTGCCCGCAAAGCTTTGGAGGCCGCCGAGCATGGCTGA